In the genome of Triticum urartu cultivar G1812 chromosome 5, Tu2.1, whole genome shotgun sequence, one region contains:
- the LOC125555430 gene encoding uncharacterized protein LOC125555430 produces MTDVPASLVVRGDYIPAKLLLSVPLPLPRQPAVTSRGVLLCRPSWFHDVRNRCCLCSAAGNRVAVMCAAAAAPMTTAAACRDAAYSTAWTDRPFPSPPRTSVARPWYGIQHRALLRPPCAGRPTRSLSRTAAASVQVVSRRPWLDASWRLGSWMDSSACGDREKRGKHEVLESQRERRPRLDSSRFGESVSSVLVKQPQR; encoded by the exons ATGACGGACGTCCCTGCCTCCCTGGTCGTCCGCGGCGACTACATCCCGGCGAAGTTACTCCTCTCTGTCCCGCTCCCCCTCCCACGGCAGCCGGCGGTTACATCCCGGGGTGTGCTCTTGTGCCGGCCATCCTGGTTCCATGATGTGCGCAACCGCTGCTGCTTGTGCTCGGCAGCCGGCAACCGCGTTGCCGTGATGTGCGCTGCCGCTGCGGCTCCGATGACCACTGCTGCAGCCTGCAGGGACGCGGCGTACAGCACCGCGTGGACGGACCGACCTTTCCCTTCGCCGCCTCGAACATCAGTAGCTCGTCCATGGTACGGAATCCAACACCGTGCTCTACTCCGTCCACCTTGTGCAGGTCGTCCCACGCGGTCCTTGAGCCGCACGGCCGCCGCCTCCGTGCAGGTCGTCTCGCGCCGTCCATGGCTGGATGCATCTTGGCGACTTGGCTCATGGATGGATTCATCAGCATGTGGAGACAGGGAGAAGAGAGGCAAGCACGAGGTGCTGGAAAGCCAGAGAGAACGGCGGCCGCGACTGGATTCATCCCGATTTGGGGAATCAGTGAGCTCTGTTTTAGTCAAACAGCCACAAAGG TGA